The window GCGATTAAACTCGATCCCTCATGGCTTGCCGTGATTGGCGGCGAGTTCGACCAACCCTATATGCAAAAGCTGAAGCAGTTTTTGCTGGAGGAGAAAACGGGGCGGCACATTGTCTATCCGCGCGGCGACCATATCTTTAACGCGCTGAACGCGATTCCGTTTGATCGCGTGCGTGTTGTTATCATCGGACAAGACCCCTATCACGGCGAGGGGCAGGCGCATGGTCTTTGCTTTTCAGTGCAGGATGGCGTGGCGCTGCCGCCCAGCCTTATCAATATCTATAAGGAAATTGCGGCGGAGTATGGCTGCGCGATGCCCAAAAGCGGCGACCTTACGCGCTGGGCAAAGCAAGGCGTCTTGCTGCTTAATGCAACGCTGACCGTGCGGGCGGGGCAGGCGGGCTCTCATCAAAACAAAGGGTGGGAGACATTCACCGACGCCGTGATCCGCGCCGTGAATGACCAGCGCGAGCATGTCGTGTTTTTGCTGTGGGGGGCCTATGCCCAAAAGAAGGGCGCGATGATCGACCGCACGCGCCACAGCGTTCTAACCGCGCCGCATCCCTCGCCGCTTTCCGCGCACAGAGGGTTCCTAGGCTGCGGACACTTCCGCGCCGCCAACGAATACCTTGTCCGGCAGGGGCAAGAGCCGATTGATTGGGTGGGGGAGTAAGGCGCAGTCGCGCCCAAAAGAAATGGAGCGGGTGAAGGGAATCGAACCCTCATAGCCAGCTTGGAAGGCTGGTGCTTTACCACTAAGCTACACCCGCTCATGGGTGGTTGTTCTGTATCATGCCGTTTTTACGGCGGCAAGCCGCCGTGGGTGAAGGGAATGATCAAAAACAGGCGGAACGCGCCTGTTTTTGCCCCTTCGGGCGCCCCCGCTTCGCGGGATGCGTCCAAAATGCTTTCGCATTTTGTCGATCCTCATAGCCAGCTTGGAAGGCTGGTGCTTTACCACTAAGCTACACCCGCTCATGGGTGGTTGTTCTGTATCATGCCGTTTTTACGGCGGCAAGCCGCCGTTAATTCCTGCCGTCATCCCCGCGAAAGCGGGGATCCAGCTGCGAGCGATAGCGAGCGTGTGAGTCGAACAAGACAACAAACAGCACTTCCCTAGACCTTTTTTGAGTCACGTGGCCCGCAGACGCGGGCCGCTGGATCCCCGCTTTCGCGGGGATGACTGGAATAGGTAACAATAAGGCATCATCCTCTATCACGAGCCTTTTATTACAGCAAGATAGAAGTGTAAGAAAGGTATAAAATCCTCTTTCTTTTTCTGTACAAATGGGGTAAAAAGCACCGTTCCCAACAAAT of the Bdellovibrionales bacterium genome contains:
- the ung gene encoding uracil-DNA glycosylase, which codes for MNSNAIKLDPSWLAVIGGEFDQPYMQKLKQFLLEEKTGRHIVYPRGDHIFNALNAIPFDRVRVVIIGQDPYHGEGQAHGLCFSVQDGVALPPSLINIYKEIAAEYGCAMPKSGDLTRWAKQGVLLLNATLTVRAGQAGSHQNKGWETFTDAVIRAVNDQREHVVFLLWGAYAQKKGAMIDRTRHSVLTAPHPSPLSAHRGFLGCGHFRAANEYLVRQGQEPIDWVGE